A window of Mercenaria mercenaria strain notata chromosome 16, MADL_Memer_1, whole genome shotgun sequence contains these coding sequences:
- the LOC128549798 gene encoding GTPase IMAP family member 9-like, producing the protein MSANYERKIVIVGKTGNGKSSLGNVLLRRRAFDEARSFNAITKECKVERDEGNISIVDTPGLFDSDGEKSLVMQALEVQTAITQLCPNPHAFLIVLNGSTRLTQEELSTIDVLRIIFGEQCLTRAIIVLTHIENNEDKTQLRARLDKSSGMINLIKQCGNRFARIDNREPKPEHIERINRLVDKVSRAGNVSFKNTFLYVHQQVLREALKTHDSGKVHEQIKRLSEQIMQAVEEERELNKKRWKAAGVGAVCVAAGIAYFGGGPTAIATTVTNPEAVRVVIEKSVNVAVGLISSTH; encoded by the coding sequence ATGTCTGCGAATTACGAAAGGAAAATAGTCATTGTTGGGAAAACCGGAAATGGCAAGAGTTCTCTAGGGAATGTTTTACTTAGAAGGCGTGCGTTTGATGAAGCACGTAGCTTTAATGCTATCACTAAAGAATGTAAAGTGGAGAGAGATGAGGGAAATATATCTATTGTTGACACTCCTGGTCTTTTCGATAGCGACGGAGAGAAAAGTCTGGTAATGCAAGCTTTGGAGGTCCAAACGGCAATAACACAACTTTGCCCAAATCCCCATGCCTTCCTTATTGTGCTAAATGGATCCACCAGGTTAACGCAAGAAGAGTTGTCAACTATTGATGTCCTTCGCATTATTTTCGGTGAGCAGTGTTTGACAAGGGCTATCATAGTTTTAACTCatattgaaaataatgaagaCAAAACACAGCTGAGAGCAAGGCTCGACAAAAGTAGCGGAATGATCAACTTGATTAAGCAGTGCGGAAACAGGTTTGCTAGAATAGACAATAGGGAACCAAAACCTGAGCATATAGAACGTATCAACAGACTTGTGGATAAGGTATCTCGGGCAGGAAATGTCAGCTTCAAGAATACATTTCTGTATGTACACCAGCAGGTGCTTCGAGAAGCACTTAAAACCCATGATAGTGGAAAAGTACACGAGCAAATTAAAAGGTTGTCTGAGCAAATCATGCAGGCTGTGGAAGAAGAAAGGGAGTTGAATAAAAAACGCTGGAAAGCAGCAGGCGTAGGTGCGGTTTGTGTTGCTGCAGGGATAGCTTATTTTGGAGGAGGCCCTACAGCAATTGCAACAACAGTTACAAATCCTGAAGCGGTTCGAGTGGtaattgaaaaatctgtaaatgttGCAGTTGGGCTGATTAGTTCTACTCATTGA